Proteins encoded within one genomic window of Thunnus maccoyii chromosome 22, fThuMac1.1, whole genome shotgun sequence:
- the LOC121890005 gene encoding galactose-specific lectin nattectin-like: MKLLTVSVLVCSMMALAGAAALQEAEKDNETEAIIQEEEHRVDKRSTSCPSHWTEYNGRCFLYVPRTLTWAQAEKNCLSKGANLASIHGTREYNQIKRIISDRTHRSPETWIGGSDSQEEGVWFWSDGTPFAFSYWCRGEPNTQHCLQMNYGGNNCWDDFQCDAHRSSVCAKKI, from the exons ATGAAGTTGCTGACCGTGTCTGTACTCGTTTGTTCCATGATGGCTCTGGCTGGAGCTGCTG ctcttcaagaagcagagaaagacaaCGAGACAGAGGCAATAATTCAAGAAg AGGAGCATCGTGTTGACAAGAGGTCAACATCTTGTCCCTCCCACTGGACTGAGTACAACGGCCGCTGTTTCCTCTACGTTCCTCGAACCTTGACCTGGGCTCAAGCTGAG AAAAACTGCCTGTCCAAGGGTGCAAACCTTGCATCGATTCATGGAACTCGGGAGTACAACCAGATTAAGAGGATAATATCAGATAGAACTCATAGGTCTCCTGAGACATGGATTGGAGGCTCTGACAGCCAAGAG GAGGGTGTTTGGTTCTGGAGTGATGGCACACCTTTCGCCTTCTCATACTGGTGCAGAGGAGAACCTAATACGCAGCACTGTTTACAGATGAACTACGGAG GTAACAATTGCTGGGATGATTTTCAGTGTGATGCTCACCGGTCATCTGTCTGTGCCAAGAAAATCTGA
- the LOC121890006 gene encoding ladderlectin-like, producing MKLLTVSVLVCSMMALAGAAALQEAEKDNETEAIIQEEEHRVDKRSTSCPSQWTEYNGRCFLYVPRTLTWAQAEKNCQSKGAHLASIHGTREYNQIKRIISDRTHGSPETWIGGSDSHGEGVWLWSDGTPFAYSYWCRGEPNDYWNQDCIQMNYGGKP from the exons ATGAAGTTGCTGACCGTGTCTGTACTTGTTTGTTCCATGATGGCTCTGGCTGGAGCTGCTG CTCTtcaagaagcagagaaagacaaCGAGACAGAGGCAATAATTCAAGAAg AGGAGCATCGTGTTGACAAGAGGTCAACATCTTGTCCCTCCCAATGGACTGAGTACAACGGCCGCTGTTTCCTCTACGTTCCTCGAACCTTGACCTGGGCTCAAGCTGAG AAAAACTGCCAGTCCAAGGGTGCACACCTTGCATCGATTCATGGAACTCGGGAGTACAACCAGATTAAGAGGATAATATCAGATAGAACTCATGGCTCTCCTGAGACATGGATTGGAGGCTCTGACAGCCATGGG GAGGGTGTTTGGCTCTGGAGTGATGGCACACCTTTCGCCTACTCATACTGGTGCAGAGGAGAGCCTAATGACTACTGGAACCAGGACTGTATTCAGATGAACTACGGAGGTAAACCATAA
- the LOC121889780 gene encoding ladderlectin-like, with amino-acid sequence MKLLTVSVLVCSMMALAGAAALQEAEKDNETEAIIQEEEHRVDKRSTSCPSHWTEYNGRCFLFVPRTLTWAQAEKNCLSKGANLASIHGTREYNEIKRIISDRTHGSPETWIGGSDSQGERVWFWSDGTPFAFSYWCRGEPNDHGNQDCIQMNFRGNNCWDDFQCDAHRPSVCAKKI; translated from the exons ATGAAGTTGCTGACTGTGTCTGTACTCGTTTGTTCCATGATGGCTCTGGCTGGAGCTGCTG CTCTtcaagaagcagagaaagacaaCGAGACAGAGGCAATAATTCAAGAAg AGGAGCATCGTGTTGACAAGAGGTCAACATCTTGTCCCTCCCACTGGACTGAGTACAACGGCCGCTGTTTCCTCTTCGTTCCTCGAACCTTGACCTGGGCTCAAGCTGAG AAAAACTGCCTGTCCAAGGGTGCAAACCTTGCATCGATTCATGGAACTCGGGAGTACAACGAGATTAAGAGGATAATATCAGATAGAACTCATGGCTCTCCTGAGACATGGATTGGAGGCTCTGACAGCCAAGGG GAGCGTGTTTGGTTCTGGAGTGATGGCACACCTTTCGCCTTCTCATACTGGTGCAGAGGAGAGCCTAATGACCACGGGAACCAGGACTGTATTCAGATGAACTTCAGAG GTAACAATTGCTGGGATGATTTTCAGTGTGATGCTCACCGGCCATCTGTCTGTGCCAAGAAAATCTGA